The window TTTTCACAAAATCCAACTTGACGGATTCTCCCGTCTTTTCATTGTGAGCATAAATCCGGATCCCATGGTAAAGATCGAAGTTTGTGTAGGGGGCGTGCCCACCCTCGCATGTCACGCGGTCGAGAATAAGTTTCACGCCCCGGTAATCCAGCCCTTCTGAGATCCCTGATTCCACCTTGCCGGCATGGAAGAACCAGGCCTCATCCGGTTTCCAATTGGTAATCGGCCGGCTCGCTGGAAACTCAGGCCAGAATAGGGTTCCGAATTCATACCGATCGATGGCCAGATCCCGAAGTCCATCACGGGAATCAACCTCCATCAGTTCAAGAATTCGACGGGCCAGCGCCACAGGGGATGTAGAACCGCCGTTGAATTCACGATCATGAACGGCCACTTCCCGCTTGCCGGTAATAACAGATTCCCATTCCGGATCATCTGTGCGCGGAGACATGCCGCGGGCTTTTGCTATGCCCATCGTTGCTTCGGGGACCTGATTGTCAAACCACTCATCACCATAGTCTGCCGGGTCCGGCAGGGGCTCGCGCATGTCGGCTTGTGCCGGCCAGCCGGCCAGGAATAGGACCGCAAGCGCCTGCAGCAAAGGACTGCAGCTAATCCGGGTTCTGAAGCGATTCCGAAATTGCATATTCTTTCCCCTCCTGATCCTTCTGTTTCAAACCCGTCAAGAACCGAGCGAGACCGATAAGGAAACGGCGCGCCCCATCTCGATGATGGTTGTGGGTTTATCCGCTCCATCAATGGGCTGCTTTTGCTCAAAGCGAATATCCTCGTCAAGGATGTTTTCAACCGCGAATTTAAATGTGTATCTGCCCAGCTGACGACGAATGGTGAAATCGACCAGATGGCGGGGCACTTCATAAATATCCGGTTCGTCCAATGCGCCCAAAGCATCGAGTCTTCTCCCAAAGGCATTGTAGATGAGAGCCGCACTCGTTTGACCCGTGCTTGAGACATAAGTGAGACCGAGGTTCACAACGGTGGGGGATTGGCCCTGCAGCGGCGGCTTGGATGTGTGCTGGATTCCAAGATCCCCGACATCGGTTTCGGATTTGACAAGCGTAAGGTTGCCGCTCAGCGCGAAATTTCTGAAGGATCCCGCCATATGCCCGAGCCCATACCGCGCTTCAATTTCGGCGCCATAGAGCTTTCCGACCTTGACATTCTGAGGCTGGATCAAGGGTTGAGCGCCGGGGACAATGGTTCTCTCGATTGGATCCTTGAGATGCTTGTAGAAGAGGCTGAAGGCGACCAGTTCGCTGAATCCGGGGAATGCTTCAAAGCGGGCGTCGTAGTTGTAGATTTGCGCCCGCTTCAAGTTGGTGTTGCCGGTCTGCGTGTAGCCGCCTTCGATATCCAGAATATTGAAGGGACTGATTTCGCGAAACTCCGGCCGATTGATCGTTTTGCTGGCGGCCAGGCGGAGATTTGTTTTCTTCGAAAGGGAATAAGTCAAGTTGATAGACGGCAGCCAATCGGTGTTTTTCAGCTCACTGCGATAGATGGGACCCACGGTGTCATCGTATGGATTATATGTTTCCACAACGACATCGGCATCCTCAACCCGGAATCCACCGACGATTCTTAGCTTGTGATGAAGGGGCATATCCACCATGGCGTATGCGGCGGTAATATCTTGGTGGCCGCGGTAGTTATCAGTGCCGGGAGAAGTGTTTTCGTTCAATCGGAAGTCGCTTGATGATCCCCCGACCCACTCATTCGACAGAAGAATTTCGGGCGGGAGCGCATAGAGCGAATCGCTGAGCACCGGCGAAACACGGGAGGGTTCTTTGTAATAGAAACGGCGCCAAGAAAAATCTCTATCCCTGTTTTCGTAGCTCACACCCATCTTGAATTTGGAATCGAGGCTGTCCCACTGGCGAAAGGGAATCGTCACCGTCAGCTCCGGAATTCTTTGATCTTCAACCATCGAGCCGAATTGCCGGGTCGGGCGCAGACTGTTATCTTTTGTCGATAAACGCCAGATATGGTAGGTTTCGATGATCTGTCCGTCGTCATTCGTGGTGTATTTCTCTTTGATCTCATAGTTGTATTCCCTTCGATCCGGTTCATCCAGAGTGGATCGGGAATAACTGAATTTTGTATCAACGGAGATGCCGCCGAGAGGGGCGATATTGTGATGTGAGGCGATCGAGTTGGTCAAGATTCCTCTCTGTACATAGCGGTAACGGACATTCAACCAATCATCCCCGGTGGTGTCGAAATTGGGACCCTGCAGATGCCTGACCTCATCTTCAGAGCTGCGATTCAACATGGTCCGCAGGGATA of the Candidatus Eisenbacteria bacterium genome contains:
- a CDS encoding TonB-dependent receptor — protein: MKSQKALEWIAGHRLWVMTSIILLSIFPLLHTHPAIAQDHSTTQIIGKIVSSETGDPLPFANIILKRLDSKSDTIGTAAGGTFAMDDGIYRIATTPGLYMIHASYIGYHPKKVIGIEIKEGQSITAEITLVPSAIKIETVKVRSYKDETSEASILQQQRKSPAVSDGVSAEQIAKTSDSNAGEALQRVTGLTLVSGRYVYVRGLGERYSSTQVDGSTIGTPEPNKRVVPLDLFAAGLLDNIVVQKTYTPDKSGDFGGGIVNINIRDFPGHRIWSVSASSGYANMTTGKSFMSYAGGRYDFLGIDDGTRGLPDLVKEIAPHTIIRDRGVFSADTLELLGESFKNTWKTKNKKAFAPYSFQGSFGNEVQLFGQPLGFLGSISLSQSFNSSTGKEISNAVDLGYLVPQRNYDARRSQAKTLWGLIGNASYRLNSHNTISLRTMLNRSSEDEVRHLQGPNFDTTGDDWLNVRYRYVQRGILTNSIASHHNIAPLGGISVDTKFSYSRSTLDEPDRREYNYEIKEKYTTNDDGQIIETYHIWRLSTKDNSLRPTRQFGSMVEDQRIPELTVTIPFRQWDSLDSKFKMGVSYENRDRDFSWRRFYYKEPSRVSPVLSDSLYALPPEILLSNEWVGGSSSDFRLNENTSPGTDNYRGHQDITAAYAMVDMPLHHKLRIVGGFRVEDADVVVETYNPYDDTVGPIYRSELKNTDWLPSINLTYSLSKKTNLRLAASKTINRPEFREISPFNILDIEGGYTQTGNTNLKRAQIYNYDARFEAFPGFSELVAFSLFYKHLKDPIERTIVPGAQPLIQPQNVKVGKLYGAEIEARYGLGHMAGSFRNFALSGNLTLVKSETDVGDLGIQHTSKPPLQGQSPTVVNLGLTYVSSTGQTSAALIYNAFGRRLDALGALDEPDIYEVPRHLVDFTIRRQLGRYTFKFAVENILDEDIRFEQKQPIDGADKPTTIIEMGRAVSLSVSLGS